The genomic region TTGTTCCCACATCTCTCCAGTAACCAGGTTCTTCATAGGATTTTATACCGGGGACCTCATTTTTAGCAAAATCATAGGCATAAACCCTTGCGCCTCTTTCAACAAGATCAGGTATAACATGGGCACCAAAATCATGCTGTTTTTTCTTTTCAGCACGGATTAAAGCATCAATTAAAATATCACTATTAAAGATATAATTCCCCATTGAAACATAAGCCATCTCAGGATTGTCAGGCATTGGTTGAGGCTGTTTGGGTTTTTCCTGAAATCCTGTAATTCTCTGCTCTGAATCTGAAACAATTACTCCAAATGCTGAAGCCTGTTTTAAAGGGACAGGTCTTGCAGCTACGGTAACCTGAGCATTGTTTTCAACATGAAATTTTATCATCTGTCTTATGTCCATTCTGTAAATGTGGTCAGCACCGAAAATCAGAACAATATCTGGCTTATGTTCTTTGATTAATCCCATATTCTGAAAAACTGCATCAGCTGTTCCCTGAAACCATTCAGGTCCCATTCGCATCTGAGGCGGAACAACTGTAACAAAGTGATCTCGTCCAACAGAAGAAAAAAACCAGTTCTGTCTGATGTGTTCAATAAGTGATTGAGATTTATACTGAACAAGAAGATAGATTGAATAAATATGGGAATTGACAAGATTGCTTAAAACAAAATCAACAATTCTATATCTTGCACCAAAGGGAACAGAAGGCTTTGATCTGAAAGATGTTAAAGGAAAAAGTCTTTCTCCCTTTCCTCCTGCAAGAACTATTGCTAAGACCTTTGTCATACCCCCTCCCTATTTCTCTATTAAAAGTGTCCAGAAGTCTGTCTTTTTCCATTTTTTTGCAAAGCTTTCAAAATCTATTCTTTTGTATTGTTCTGTCCCGGAGTTTACTATGATACTATGTTTATCAAATCCAACAATCACCATATAATGATACTTTTTATAAAACCAAAAACCCTCATCAGTCATAACTATTAAAGGTTTCTGA from Thermodesulfovibrio sp. 3907-1M harbors:
- the glgC gene encoding glucose-1-phosphate adenylyltransferase, producing MTKVLAIVLAGGKGERLFPLTSFRSKPSVPFGARYRIVDFVLSNLVNSHIYSIYLLVQYKSQSLIEHIRQNWFFSSVGRDHFVTVVPPQMRMGPEWFQGTADAVFQNMGLIKEHKPDIVLIFGADHIYRMDIRQMIKFHVENNAQVTVAARPVPLKQASAFGVIVSDSEQRITGFQEKPKQPQPMPDNPEMAYVSMGNYIFNSDILIDALIRAEKKKQHDFGAHVIPDLVERGARVYAYDFAKNEVPGIKSYEEPGYWRDVGTIKTYFDAHMDMLGEKPVFEIYNKMWPIYPARYEGPPVKILDGEIKNSVIADGALIYGGKIENSFIRSGCIIEKGAEVRDSLIMDDVIVKRNSKLYRVIVDKKNVVYEGEQIGFSPERDRFRCHIDSSGICIIPRAARYNDWIKEFSNV